A window of Microbacterium luteolum contains these coding sequences:
- a CDS encoding amidohydrolase family protein — protein MIIDVHGHMSAPDSYYAWKASLLAARGSHGGKPPVITDDELIAAYHAPHPSFGHVSHMTHIDDAGIDLQLLSPRPFHAMHSERPTRIVEWFTAETNNIIKRTAELFPGRFQGIAGIPQSPYLSVEQWLPELRRAVTELGFVGAMVNSDPYEGTEVPPAMGERYWYPLYEELCALDVPMLLHSAGCKFPSREPYSLHFIQEETVAIWSMIQSNVFADFPDLKVIVSHGGGAIPYQMGRFLPSVVRTGVSYVDKLRKFYFDSCLYTQDSLELLIKTVGTDRVLFGSEKPGTGSQIDPATGRWFDDIHLLIDDIEWLDADRRADVLENNARSLFRL, from the coding sequence GTGATCATCGATGTCCACGGCCACATGTCCGCCCCGGATTCCTACTACGCGTGGAAGGCGTCGCTGCTGGCGGCCCGCGGGTCGCACGGCGGCAAGCCGCCCGTGATCACGGATGACGAGCTGATCGCGGCGTACCACGCTCCGCACCCGAGCTTCGGGCACGTGTCGCACATGACCCACATCGACGATGCCGGGATCGATCTGCAGCTGCTGTCGCCGCGGCCGTTCCACGCGATGCACTCCGAGCGTCCGACGAGGATCGTCGAGTGGTTCACCGCCGAGACGAACAACATCATCAAGCGCACCGCCGAACTCTTCCCCGGCCGATTCCAGGGCATCGCCGGCATCCCGCAGAGCCCCTACCTGAGCGTCGAGCAGTGGCTCCCCGAACTGCGTCGCGCCGTCACCGAGCTCGGGTTCGTCGGCGCCATGGTCAACTCCGACCCCTACGAGGGGACCGAGGTGCCGCCCGCGATGGGGGAGCGCTACTGGTACCCGCTGTACGAGGAGCTGTGCGCGCTCGACGTGCCGATGCTGCTGCACTCGGCCGGCTGCAAGTTCCCCTCCCGTGAGCCGTACAGCCTGCACTTCATCCAGGAGGAGACCGTCGCGATCTGGAGCATGATCCAGTCGAACGTCTTCGCGGACTTCCCCGACCTGAAGGTCATCGTCTCGCACGGCGGCGGCGCGATCCCCTACCAGATGGGCCGCTTCCTCCCCTCGGTGGTGCGCACCGGCGTCTCGTACGTCGACAAGCTCCGCAAGTTCTACTTCGACTCCTGCCTCTACACGCAGGACAGCCTCGAGCTGCTGATCAAGACCGTCGGCACCGACCGCGTGCTGTTCGGATCCGAGAAGCCGGGGACGGGATCGCAGATCGATCCGGCCACCGGTCGCTGGTTCGACGACATCCACCTGCTCATCGACGACATCGAGTGGCTCGACGCCGACCGTCGCGCCGACGTCCTCGAGAACAACGCCCGCAGCCTCTTCCGGCTCTGA
- a CDS encoding RraA family protein: MTPSSDIVAALRTLDSCAVSDALDTLGLPGAVTGLAGMWSAGRTVAGRVRTVTAAPKAAAGPATHIATPLVAIAEPDDVVVIDNHGRTDVSCWGGLLAEAAVQRGIAGVIVDGACRDVQESEALGLPVFARAAVPVSARGRIVQQAMDERIQIAGVSVAAHDYVVADVNGVVFVPAAEVDRVVALAQRIIEREARMAEAVRAGRDVSEVMHDSQFPTVTASPDSTSTDSTEER, from the coding sequence ATGACGCCCTCCTCCGACATCGTCGCGGCGCTGCGGACGCTCGACAGCTGTGCCGTCTCGGATGCCCTCGACACGCTGGGCCTCCCGGGTGCGGTGACCGGGCTGGCGGGCATGTGGTCGGCCGGACGCACCGTCGCCGGACGGGTGCGCACGGTCACGGCCGCACCCAAGGCGGCCGCGGGACCGGCGACGCACATCGCCACGCCGCTCGTGGCGATCGCCGAGCCCGACGACGTCGTGGTTATCGACAACCACGGCCGCACCGACGTCTCCTGCTGGGGCGGCCTCCTCGCGGAGGCGGCCGTGCAGCGCGGGATCGCCGGAGTGATCGTCGACGGCGCCTGCCGTGACGTCCAGGAGAGCGAAGCGCTCGGGCTCCCGGTGTTCGCGCGTGCCGCGGTCCCTGTCAGCGCGCGGGGCCGCATCGTGCAGCAGGCGATGGACGAGCGCATCCAGATCGCCGGTGTCTCGGTCGCCGCGCACGACTACGTCGTCGCCGACGTCAACGGCGTCGTCTTCGTCCCCGCTGCCGAGGTCGACCGCGTGGTCGCCCTCGCCCAGCGCATCATCGAGCGTGAGGCTCGCATGGCCGAGGCGGTGCGGGCCGGCCGCGATGTCAGCGAGGTCATGCACGACTCCCAGTTCCCCACTGTGACCGCATCGCCCGACTCCACATCGACCGACTCCACGGAGGAGAGATGA
- a CDS encoding RraA family protein, whose amino-acid sequence MTDTLAQRFAVLGTATVSDALDKHGRPGSLLGIAPLADGQHMVGRAFTVRYVSAQVPAGTVGDFIDQVEPGQVVVLDNDGRVDCTVWGDILTAVAHHRGISGTVIEGVCRDTHRALSIGYPIYSRGRFMRTGKDRVEVAEEQGPVTIGGVTVRSGDILLGDSDGVVAIPQDVEEQVLETAELIHAREESILAAALGGATIAEARARYGYHDLQRAEA is encoded by the coding sequence ATGACCGACACCCTCGCCCAGCGCTTCGCCGTCCTCGGTACCGCCACCGTCTCGGACGCGCTCGACAAGCACGGCCGCCCCGGCAGTCTGCTCGGCATCGCTCCTCTCGCCGACGGGCAGCACATGGTCGGCCGCGCCTTCACCGTCCGCTACGTCAGCGCGCAGGTGCCGGCGGGGACCGTGGGCGACTTCATCGACCAGGTCGAACCGGGGCAGGTCGTCGTGCTCGACAACGACGGCCGCGTCGACTGCACGGTGTGGGGCGACATCCTCACCGCCGTCGCGCACCACCGCGGCATCTCCGGCACGGTGATCGAGGGCGTCTGCCGCGACACGCACCGCGCTCTCTCGATCGGCTATCCGATCTACAGTCGAGGCCGCTTCATGCGCACCGGCAAGGACAGGGTCGAGGTCGCCGAGGAGCAGGGACCCGTCACGATCGGCGGCGTCACGGTGCGCTCCGGTGACATCCTGCTCGGCGACTCGGACGGGGTCGTCGCGATCCCGCAGGACGTCGAGGAGCAGGTGCTCGAGACGGCCGAGCTGATCCATGCGCGCGAGGAGTCCATCCTCGCCGCGGCGTTGGGCGGCGCGACGATCGCGGAGGCCCGCGCACGCTACGGCTACCACGACCTGCAGCGGGCCGAGGCGTGA
- a CDS encoding 4-carboxy-4-hydroxy-2-oxoadipate aldolase/oxaloacetate decarboxylase codes for MSELDAEAQELLRLGSATLYEASRSDCFLAPAFRPAWDGAQLVGRAYPVSAQIGDNLALHHGIEAAADGDVLVVDGGGGEFGYWGEVMTVAAQARGIRGLVIDGGVRDTAQLAALGFPAFSTSISIRGTIKQWPGAVGATITLRGRVVRRGDVIVADRDGIAVIPAERYDEVLEASRDRAAKEDAYMARLRAGETTLDVYDFRRLGAPRRDTTP; via the coding sequence GTGAGCGAGCTCGACGCCGAGGCGCAGGAGCTGCTGCGCCTCGGGAGCGCCACGCTGTACGAGGCCTCACGCAGCGACTGCTTCCTCGCCCCGGCCTTCCGTCCGGCATGGGACGGCGCGCAGCTGGTCGGACGCGCCTACCCGGTGTCGGCGCAGATCGGAGACAACCTCGCCCTGCACCACGGGATCGAGGCCGCGGCGGACGGCGACGTGCTCGTCGTCGACGGCGGTGGCGGCGAGTTCGGGTACTGGGGAGAGGTCATGACCGTGGCCGCGCAGGCCCGAGGCATCCGCGGACTCGTGATCGACGGCGGCGTGCGCGACACCGCGCAGCTCGCCGCCCTCGGGTTCCCCGCGTTCAGCACCTCGATCTCGATCCGCGGCACGATCAAGCAGTGGCCGGGAGCCGTCGGCGCCACCATCACCCTGCGCGGGCGCGTTGTGCGCCGGGGCGACGTGATTGTGGCCGACCGCGACGGCATCGCCGTGATCCCCGCCGAGCGCTACGACGAGGTGCTCGAGGCCTCGCGCGATCGCGCCGCGAAGGAGGACGCCTACATGGCCAGGCTCCGCGCCGGCGAGACGACCCTCGACGTCTACGACTTCCGTCGTCTCGGTGCTCCGCGCCGCGACACGACCCCCTGA
- a CDS encoding FAD-dependent oxidoreductase, with translation MTHDLDADVLIIGAGPVGLVAALDLAARGIRTIVIEQREYLEPPNVKCNHVASRTMESFRRLGIAAEVRQAGLPADYPQDVAFRTSLTGREFARIPIPASGERYTSRRGPDTSWNTPEPPHRINQTFLEPILARRAAAAAEITLRNRTLFHTLSQDDASVSIVVSDLDGSNEQTLRGRHLIGADGGRSNVRKQIGAKLSGDAVLQHVQSTCIRSAELYERMTAAEPRAWGYYTFNARRLGHVYAIDGRETFLVHTYLSPEEAAEEGSVDRDAAIRAILGVDQDFVLDMVSKEDWVARRLLADRFRDRRVFLAGDATHLWVPFAGFGMNAGIADVLNLTWTLGAHLHGWADEGILDAYEAERRPITEQVSHFAMDHQRKLARPSLPEALEDDTAAGEAARTEFGAAVRALNEPQFAAAGLNYGYVYGASPVIAYDQEQAPGYSMGEYTPSTVPGCRAPHFRLTDGTSFYDLLSDGYTLVVRDGADGSALAAVAEDRSIPLAVVEVDRATLPPEYSRALTLVRQDQQVVWRGDRADAATADELWELLRGARVTRVAAAV, from the coding sequence ATGACCCACGACCTGGACGCGGACGTCCTCATCATCGGCGCCGGCCCCGTCGGTCTGGTCGCCGCCCTCGACCTCGCCGCCCGCGGCATCCGCACGATCGTGATCGAGCAGCGCGAGTACCTCGAGCCGCCGAACGTGAAGTGCAACCACGTCGCCTCGCGCACGATGGAGAGCTTCCGCCGTCTCGGCATCGCCGCCGAGGTGCGCCAGGCGGGGCTGCCAGCCGACTACCCCCAGGACGTCGCGTTCCGCACCTCGCTCACCGGCCGCGAGTTCGCGCGCATCCCGATCCCGGCGAGCGGCGAGCGGTACACCTCGCGCCGCGGGCCCGACACGTCATGGAACACCCCGGAGCCCCCGCACCGGATCAACCAGACCTTCCTGGAGCCGATCCTCGCCCGGCGCGCCGCGGCCGCGGCCGAGATCACGCTGCGCAATCGCACGCTGTTCCACACGCTGTCGCAGGACGACGCCTCGGTCTCGATCGTGGTCTCGGACCTCGACGGTTCGAACGAGCAGACCCTGCGCGGCCGGCACCTCATCGGCGCCGACGGCGGACGCTCGAACGTGCGCAAGCAGATCGGCGCGAAGCTGAGCGGGGATGCCGTGCTGCAGCACGTGCAGTCCACCTGCATCCGCTCCGCCGAGCTCTACGAGCGGATGACGGCCGCGGAGCCGCGCGCCTGGGGCTACTACACGTTCAACGCGCGCCGCCTCGGGCACGTCTACGCGATCGACGGCCGGGAGACGTTCCTCGTGCACACCTACCTGTCGCCGGAGGAGGCGGCCGAGGAGGGCTCGGTGGATCGGGATGCCGCGATCAGGGCGATCCTCGGCGTCGACCAGGACTTCGTCCTCGACATGGTGTCGAAGGAGGACTGGGTGGCGCGTCGACTGCTCGCCGACCGGTTCCGGGACCGACGGGTGTTCCTCGCGGGCGACGCCACGCACCTGTGGGTGCCGTTCGCCGGCTTCGGCATGAACGCGGGCATCGCGGACGTGCTCAACCTCACCTGGACGCTGGGCGCGCATCTGCACGGCTGGGCGGACGAGGGCATCCTCGACGCGTACGAGGCGGAGCGCCGGCCGATCACCGAGCAGGTGTCGCACTTCGCGATGGACCACCAGCGCAAGCTCGCCAGGCCGTCCCTCCCTGAGGCGCTCGAAGACGACACGGCGGCGGGAGAGGCGGCGCGGACGGAGTTCGGCGCCGCAGTGCGGGCGCTCAACGAACCGCAGTTCGCCGCGGCCGGACTCAACTACGGCTACGTATACGGCGCATCACCGGTCATCGCCTACGACCAGGAACAGGCCCCCGGCTACTCGATGGGGGAGTACACGCCCTCGACGGTGCCCGGATGCCGTGCGCCGCACTTCCGGCTCACGGACGGGACCTCGTTCTACGATCTGCTCTCCGACGGGTACACGCTCGTGGTGCGGGACGGTGCCGATGGATCGGCCCTCGCGGCGGTCGCCGAGGACCGCAGCATCCCCCTGGCGGTCGTCGAGGTCGATCGCGCGACGCTTCCCCCCGAGTACAGCCGCGCACTCACGCTCGTGCGTCAGGACCAGCAGGTCGTCTGGCGCGGTGACCGGGCGGATGCCGCGACGGCGGACGAGCTGTGGGAGCTGCTTCGCGGCGCTCGCGTCACCCGCGTCGCCGCCGCCGTCTGA